In Streptococcus sp. SN-1, a single genomic region encodes these proteins:
- a CDS encoding ATP-binding cassette domain-containing protein has translation MKRLLSYNNKVLFLKSFILNTLVTILTVAIPYISKLFIDHILSQKVHAMIVYGVLYVGISLFIQVLYYFCDVLQGESESYVWQNICQKTAENIQLYDMVETELSEATITQELGQTYELLKRFFNEYPVALLLYLIRALVIIGILWSISPTIAVMIGILIPIFIFISQKYSGRLSKLGSDTVNCMKDIRDYLVDSYKLMPSMRFSAHSSLIDFSPLVKKYISCKNKEVRMTSLFENFLSYAFLNFMIMMTTIISGYQTYKGWITIGDLMAIQLYISQFWTPIEYFLDVYKEYSGSKKIIENFINFLEPVQISYESIPILEIVLEKYVSLGRDGEELHEPLTTRLEKGHIYRIVGENGVGKTRLILAIVGYSMNYHGEIYLPNYRKNSNFSYCPAEPIASRFYKNELSQGASMGQLKLLQLQEAVAVEKDVYIFDEPSNFLDSQNKKKVVQILSDLLAKQKLVILISHDDDLVDFPTEVITLQSCDSE, from the coding sequence ATGAAAAGATTGTTATCCTATAACAATAAAGTGCTATTTCTAAAAAGCTTTATTTTGAATACCCTTGTTACTATACTAACTGTAGCTATTCCTTATATTAGTAAGTTATTTATTGACCATATTCTATCTCAGAAAGTTCATGCTATGATTGTTTACGGGGTGCTTTATGTAGGAATTTCTCTGTTTATTCAAGTTTTATATTATTTTTGTGATGTGCTTCAAGGAGAATCAGAATCGTATGTTTGGCAGAATATTTGCCAAAAAACTGCTGAAAATATCCAGCTCTATGATATGGTAGAGACAGAATTGTCTGAAGCTACCATTACACAAGAATTAGGGCAGACCTATGAGCTGTTAAAACGATTTTTTAACGAATATCCTGTTGCTCTTCTCCTGTACTTGATACGAGCACTTGTGATTATAGGGATTTTATGGAGTATTTCTCCTACTATTGCTGTGATGATAGGTATTTTGATACCTATATTTATCTTTATTTCGCAGAAATATAGTGGACGACTATCTAAGCTTGGTTCCGATACAGTGAATTGTATGAAGGATATACGCGATTATCTAGTGGATAGCTATAAACTCATGCCTAGTATGCGATTTTCAGCTCATTCTAGCTTGATTGATTTCTCTCCCTTGGTGAAAAAATATATTTCATGTAAAAATAAGGAAGTGAGAATGACTTCTTTATTTGAAAATTTTCTTTCCTATGCATTTTTGAATTTTATGATTATGATGACGACGATTATATCAGGTTATCAGACTTATAAAGGTTGGATTACGATTGGTGATCTAATGGCTATCCAACTATATATTTCACAATTTTGGACACCTATTGAATACTTCCTTGATGTTTATAAGGAGTACTCGGGAAGTAAGAAAATTATCGAAAATTTTATCAATTTTTTGGAACCTGTTCAGATTTCGTATGAGTCTATTCCAATTTTAGAGATAGTCTTAGAAAAGTATGTTAGCTTGGGGAGAGATGGTGAAGAACTGCATGAGCCACTAACAACTCGTTTAGAAAAAGGACATATTTATCGTATTGTTGGAGAAAATGGTGTTGGTAAGACGCGACTGATTTTAGCGATAGTAGGTTACAGCATGAATTATCATGGTGAGATTTACTTACCTAATTATAGAAAGAATTCGAATTTTTCATACTGCCCTGCAGAACCTATTGCGAGTCGATTTTATAAAAATGAATTGAGTCAAGGTGCATCCATGGGACAACTAAAATTGTTGCAGTTGCAAGAAGCAGTAGCGGTGGAGAAAGATGTTTATATTTTTGATGAGCCAAGTAATTTTTTAGATTCACAAAATAAGAAAAAAGTCGTGCAAATCCTGTCTGACTTGTTAGCAAAACAAAAGTTAGTGATTTTGATTAGTCATGATGATGATTTAGTCGATTTTCCAACAGAAGTTATTACTCTTCAATCATGTGACAGTGAGTAA
- a CDS encoding MarR family transcriptional regulator encodes MTYLEKWFDFNRRQKEIESLLEETIAQQSEQSMTLKEFYLLYYLDLAQEKSLRQIDLPDKLHLSPSAVSRMVARLEAKNCGLLSRRCCDQDRRSSFICLTGDGQKTLASLQKAVEESLETGLDFLI; translated from the coding sequence ATGACCTATTTGGAAAAATGGTTTGACTTCAATCGGCGTCAGAAAGAAATTGAAAGTCTCTTGGAAGAGACAATTGCCCAGCAGAGCGAGCAAAGTATGACCTTGAAAGAGTTCTACCTCCTCTACTATCTGGACTTAGCTCAAGAAAAATCTCTACGCCAGATTGACCTGCCAGATAAACTTCATCTGAGCCCGAGCGCTGTTTCTCGGATGGTGGCTCGCTTGGAAGCCAAAAATTGCGGTCTGCTTAGTCGCAGGTGTTGTGATCAAGATCGACGCTCTAGTTTTATCTGCCTGACAGGTGATGGGCAAAAGACACTGGCCTCTCTACAAAAGGCTGTCGAAGAAAGCTTGGAAACTGGTTTGGATTTCTTGATTTAA
- a CDS encoding ABC transporter ATP-binding protein produces the protein MSLLAFENVSKSYGATPALENVSLDIPAGKIVGLLGPNGSGKTTLIKLINGLLQPDQGRVLINDMEPSPATKAIVAYLPDTTYLNEQMKVKEALTYFKTFYKDFNLERAHHLLADLGIDENSRLKKLSKGNKEKVQLILVMSRDARLYVLDEPIGGVDPAAREYILNTIINNYSPTSTVLISTHLISDIEPILDEIVFLKDGKVVRQGNVDDIRYESGESIDQLFRQEFKA, from the coding sequence ATGTCATTACTAGCATTTGAAAATGTATCCAAATCTTATGGAGCAACACCAGCCCTTGAAAATGTTTCTCTTGACATTCCAGCTGGAAAAATTGTCGGTCTCCTCGGCCCAAATGGCTCAGGAAAAACAACCCTGATTAAACTAATCAATGGCCTCTTACAACCAGATCAAGGACGTGTCCTTATCAACGATATGGAACCAAGCCCAGCAACCAAGGCTATCGTAGCTTATTTACCTGATACGACCTATCTCAATGAGCAAATGAAGGTTAAGGAAGCCCTAACCTACTTTAAGACCTTCTATAAAGATTTCAATCTTGAACGTGCCCATCATCTACTTGCAGACCTCGGCATTGATGAAAATAGTCGTCTCAAAAAACTATCAAAAGGAAACAAAGAAAAGGTACAACTGATTTTGGTTATGAGCCGGGATGCTCGTCTCTACGTTCTAGACGAACCCATTGGTGGGGTCGATCCAGCAGCCCGTGAGTATATCCTCAATACTATTATCAACAACTACTCCCCAACTTCTACCGTTTTGATTTCTACCCACTTGATTTCTGATATCGAGCCAATCTTGGATGAAATTGTCTTCCTCAAAGACGGAAAAGTCGTTCGTCAAGGCAATGTAGATGATATTCGCTATGAGTCAGGTGAATCCATTGACCAACTCTTCCGTCAGGAATTTAAGGCCTAA
- a CDS encoding NADPH-dependent oxidoreductase has protein sequence MTETIKLMKAHTSVRRFKEQALPQEDLTEILTAAQMASSWKNFQSYSVIVVRSQEKKDALYELVPQEAIRQSAVFLLFVGDLNRAEKGARLHTDTFQPQGVEGLLISSVDAALAGQNALLAAESLGYGGVIIGLVRYKSEEVAELFNLPDYTYPVFGMALGVPNEEHEVKLRLPLHQVVFEEEYQEQTVDVIEAYDRIQADYAGARATTSWSQRLAEQFGQAEPSSTRKNLEQKKLL, from the coding sequence ATGACAGAAACAATCAAATTAATGAAGGCTCATACTTCAGTGCGCAGGTTTAAAGAGCAAGCCCTTCCTCAAGAAGACTTGACTGAAATCCTGACAGCAGCCCAAATGGCCTCGTCTTGGAAGAATTTCCAATCCTACTCTGTGATTGTGGTACGAAGTCAAGAGAAGAAAGATGCCTTGTATGAATTGGTGCCTCAAGAAGCCATTCGCCAGTCTGCTGTTTTTCTTCTCTTTGTCGGAGATTTGAACCGAGCAGAAAAGGGGGCCCGACTTCATACCGATACCTTCCAACCCCAAGGTGTAGAAGGTCTCTTGATTAGTTCGGTCGATGCGGCTCTTGCTGGCCAAAATGCTCTACTAGCAGCTGAAAGCTTGGGCTATGGCGGTGTCATTATTGGATTGGTGCGTTACAAGTCAGAAGAAGTGGCAGAGCTTTTTAACCTGCCTGACTACACCTATCCTGTCTTTGGGATGGCGCTAGGTGTGCCAAATGAAGAACATGAAGTCAAACTTCGCTTGCCATTGCATCAGGTGGTTTTTGAGGAAGAATATCAGGAACAAACAGTTGATGTGATCGAAGCTTATGACCGTATACAGGCTGACTATGCTGGGGCGCGTGCAACTACAAGCTGGAGTCAGCGCCTAGCAGAACAGTTTGGTCAAGCTGAACCAAGTTCAACTAGAAAAAATCTTGAACAGAAAAAGTTATTGTAG
- a CDS encoding CidA/LrgA family protein: MKLYVQLMILFVISLIGEGISSFFHLPIPGSIIGLIILFLALQFKWLRTRHVNMVGNFLLANMTILFLPPAVGIMEKFDVIAPYLLPIVLIVFFAAVINIILIALVVQFIKLRFEGDYEKGDAK; the protein is encoded by the coding sequence ATGAAATTATATGTTCAATTAATGATTCTCTTTGTGATTTCTCTAATCGGAGAGGGGATCTCTAGTTTCTTTCATTTGCCCATACCCGGCAGTATTATCGGTTTGATTATTCTCTTTCTCGCCCTACAATTCAAGTGGCTGAGAACCAGACATGTCAACATGGTTGGGAATTTCTTGCTGGCCAATATGACCATTCTCTTTTTGCCGCCAGCAGTGGGAATCATGGAAAAGTTTGATGTGATTGCTCCCTATCTTTTGCCAATTGTTTTGATTGTCTTTTTTGCAGCAGTCATCAATATTATCCTCATAGCCTTGGTGGTTCAGTTCATTAAGCTACGGTTTGAGGGAGATTATGAGAAAGGAGATGCCAAATGA
- a CDS encoding radical SAM protein has product METIYSFSTDDVVYLKNLYTGSICEIDEELFKKLSLKEFPYLISEIDKQVPFIHSKRIVEGDELSLYIVTTMSCNLTCSYCFENDKDRKPSLGSEYDGKKIVNFILDELNFKKYKSLDICFTGGEPLYNFQFIRNLCETLDEKLDIPISYTLITNGTIFTNKIMSFLDCHNFAIQVSFDGDEHYHNLERCNRLGKGTYHRIINNLSVMLEKYKNLSIQARVNISKRNYISIQKLFLDLKKYTEFENFNLYFDFVAVPNDSILYIDSETKKKICLDLLLFLSKENIPYYHDLKIGGYCMFKNQDSLTIHANGNLYKCYSLVGNENYQLGSIGQVTNELTGLGSMCPYKDCAYYEFCYGGCPFNTFVNNGKMERDCQFDYLEWFHKIVFLDELGLLTKEDVEGTIQHISVHKIYVDKNLTMEACR; this is encoded by the coding sequence ATGGAAACAATTTATTCTTTTTCTACAGATGATGTAGTTTATTTAAAAAATTTATATACAGGATCTATTTGTGAGATTGATGAGGAACTATTCAAGAAGTTATCTTTAAAAGAATTTCCTTACTTGATAAGTGAGATTGATAAACAAGTGCCCTTTATTCACTCTAAACGAATAGTAGAGGGAGATGAATTATCACTATATATAGTTACAACTATGTCGTGTAACTTGACTTGCTCTTATTGTTTTGAGAATGATAAGGATAGGAAACCGTCCTTAGGTAGTGAGTATGACGGTAAAAAGATTGTGAATTTTATATTAGATGAACTCAATTTTAAGAAGTATAAATCTCTGGATATCTGTTTTACTGGTGGTGAACCATTATATAACTTTCAGTTTATACGAAATTTATGTGAAACTTTAGATGAGAAACTAGATATTCCTATTTCGTATACTTTGATTACAAATGGAACGATATTCACAAATAAAATAATGTCTTTTCTTGACTGTCATAATTTCGCTATTCAAGTTTCTTTTGATGGTGATGAGCACTATCATAACCTAGAAAGATGCAATCGATTAGGGAAAGGAACTTATCATAGAATCATAAATAACTTGTCAGTTATGTTGGAAAAGTATAAAAATTTATCCATTCAGGCTAGAGTTAACATATCTAAAAGAAATTATATATCTATCCAGAAATTATTTTTAGATTTAAAAAAGTATACAGAATTTGAAAATTTTAATCTTTATTTTGATTTTGTAGCTGTACCTAACGATTCAATTCTATATATTGATAGTGAAACTAAAAAGAAGATTTGTCTAGATTTATTGCTGTTTTTATCAAAGGAAAATATACCGTATTATCATGATTTAAAAATAGGAGGCTACTGTATGTTCAAAAATCAAGATTCTCTTACAATTCATGCCAACGGTAACTTATATAAATGTTATTCATTAGTAGGGAATGAAAACTATCAGTTGGGAAGTATTGGTCAAGTTACTAATGAATTAACAGGTCTGGGAAGCATGTGCCCTTATAAAGATTGTGCTTATTATGAATTTTGTTATGGAGGTTGCCCATTTAATACATTTGTAAATAATGGGAAGATGGAACGCGATTGTCAGTTTGACTATTTAGAGTGGTTTCACAAGATTGTATTTTTAGATGAATTAGGATTATTGACAAAGGAGGATGTTGAAGGGACTATCCAACATATATCTGTTCATAAAATATATGTTGATAAAAATTTAACTATGGAGGCATGCAGATGA
- the dnaI gene encoding primosomal protein DnaI has product MESVGDVLKRQPSRFHYQDLVQKIMQDPDVAAFIQQESLTSEELNRSISKFNQYITERDKFLRGDTDYIAKGYKPILVMNHGYADVSYEETPELIAAEKEAAIKNRLKLINLPASLRKASLAQVDLDDLGRLPVFEKLLAFVEQYPAIRKGLYLYGDFGVGKSFMVAALAHDLSEKRGVSSTILHYPSFVIDVKNAIGDGNVKTLVDEIKLSEVLILDDIGAEQSTAWVRDEILQVILQYRMQENLPTFFTSNFNFEDLELHFAKGKHGNDETWEARRVMERIRYLAEETRLEGVNRR; this is encoded by the coding sequence ATGGAAAGTGTCGGAGACGTACTCAAACGTCAACCTAGCCGTTTTCATTATCAAGATTTGGTCCAGAAAATCATGCAGGACCCTGATGTTGCGGCCTTTATCCAGCAAGAATCCTTGACTTCAGAGGAATTAAATCGCAGTATCTCCAAGTTTAATCAATATATCACCGAGCGTGACAAGTTTCTCCGTGGGGATACGGATTATATTGCCAAAGGCTACAAGCCGATTTTGGTTATGAATCATGGCTATGCGGATGTTTCTTATGAAGAAACTCCTGAACTAATCGCAGCGGAAAAAGAAGCGGCTATTAAGAATCGTCTCAAGTTAATCAATCTGCCAGCCAGTCTCAGGAAAGCTAGTTTGGCTCAAGTTGATTTGGATGATTTGGGTCGCTTGCCAGTTTTTGAAAAGCTATTAGCCTTCGTGGAGCAATATCCAGCTATTCGAAAAGGTCTTTACCTATATGGAGACTTTGGTGTTGGTAAAAGTTTCATGGTTGCTGCCTTAGCCCATGATTTATCAGAAAAACGTGGTGTTTCATCAACTATCCTCCACTATCCTAGTTTTGTCATTGATGTCAAAAATGCTATCGGTGATGGTAATGTCAAGACCTTGGTAGATGAGATTAAACTGTCTGAAGTCCTGATTTTAGATGATATTGGTGCCGAGCAATCAACAGCTTGGGTGCGTGATGAAATCCTGCAAGTCATTCTTCAATATCGAATGCAGGAAAATTTACCGACCTTTTTCACCTCCAACTTCAACTTTGAAGATTTGGAGTTGCATTTCGCTAAAGGGAAGCATGGAAATGACGAAACCTGGGAGGCCAGACGGGTCATGGAACGCATCCGTTATTTGGCTGAGGAGACTCGTTTAGAAGGAGTAAACCGTCGATGA
- a CDS encoding LrgB family protein, translating into MSEFVSNPLFGLALSILAYLVGMLIYRRFPHPLTTPLLLSAVFIIIFLKVTGISYQDYYQGGVYLNNLIVPSTVALGIPLYKSFHLMKHHARSILFGSLLAVVVNTSFTALVAKIFGMDFFLAISLFPKSVTTAMAVGITEKLQGLTTVTLVVVVATGILTSVIGPTLLKWLKIDDPVAVGLSLGGTGHAVGTGTAFRYGSVAGAMGGLAIGVTGILYVFVSPIVASLILS; encoded by the coding sequence ATGAGTGAATTTGTTTCCAATCCCCTGTTTGGGCTTGCCCTGTCTATCCTAGCCTATCTAGTGGGAATGCTGATTTACAGACGTTTTCCCCATCCATTGACAACGCCCCTGCTTTTGTCAGCTGTTTTCATTATCATCTTTCTAAAGGTGACGGGTATTTCTTACCAAGATTACTACCAAGGTGGGGTTTATCTGAACAACTTGATTGTCCCATCGACCGTGGCTCTAGGGATTCCGCTTTATAAGAGCTTTCACCTGATGAAGCACCATGCTCGGAGTATTCTTTTTGGAAGTCTGTTAGCGGTAGTTGTCAATACCTCTTTCACAGCCCTTGTAGCTAAGATTTTTGGAATGGACTTTTTCCTAGCCATTTCACTCTTTCCTAAGTCAGTGACAACCGCCATGGCAGTTGGGATTACAGAAAAATTGCAAGGTTTGACGACTGTGACCTTGGTTGTTGTAGTAGCAACTGGGATTTTAACCAGTGTCATCGGCCCAACCCTTTTGAAGTGGTTGAAAATTGACGACCCAGTAGCTGTTGGTCTTTCCCTTGGAGGAACAGGCCATGCAGTCGGAACAGGAACAGCCTTTCGATACGGCTCTGTAGCAGGAGCCATGGGTGGTTTGGCTATAGGTGTCACCGGTATTCTCTACGTCTTTGTCAGCCCCATTGTAGCCAGTTTGATATTGAGTTAA
- a CDS encoding DUF4649 family protein yields the protein MIEITYLDASKNERTVTFESYEDFDRSQQACLIGVADYYPVQKLTYNGHDLDYHGTYGDVFFYLMKQDLSQYN from the coding sequence ATGATTGAAATTACCTATCTAGATGCCAGCAAGAACGAAAGAACTGTAACTTTCGAATCTTATGAAGACTTTGATCGTTCACAACAAGCTTGCCTTATCGGCGTCGCAGACTATTACCCTGTCCAAAAATTAACTTACAACGGTCATGATTTGGACTACCATGGGACTTATGGAGATGTCTTCTTCTATCTCATGAAACAAGATTTAAGCCAATATAACTAA
- a CDS encoding ATP-binding cassette domain-containing protein → MLRRFVAKKHLILYFFSIAITWLEAIITPALVQNIVASFTNQELGLLWKVLILGILGNLILLLGLAGKRYYYARLITDFKYGIKSAIFKRFLNSYEIDEKDILSDLENDVKQLEESYIEPTVIIISSLGFTTVSILYALWTNFYLGLIFILFYSFPVLCSAIGSKRLDSLSEKRSTVNQSYLASLTNFIGGSQQIRHYQGQDFFFTRYQKQLQTSLDTEINYEKQRTLNSLLINSIDAFCSVTPIVIGGFMTYYNYLDAASFVAIYLVSHNIGYQFQELAYFTNTRKATRSLLNKYQKLLGQSDFISPRSIENIFPIQLDTICLEKEGNILLYPISIHIKQGEKIAIIGESSSGKTTLLNIIHREETPTSGQISFAGQNLSRKEITSFSSYILQDSHYFDTLSLDDNILLGLDKKEERLTYILKKTGLEHLKNRTLSNNSLSGGEKQRLEIARALYHDSQLILADEIKANLDSENSRKISALLFSLPQTVIEVIHHYTEEDLKHYDQVIHLSKEKQ, encoded by the coding sequence ATGCTGAGAAGATTTGTTGCTAAGAAACACCTCATACTTTACTTCTTTTCTATTGCCATTACTTGGCTGGAAGCAATTATCACGCCAGCCCTTGTTCAGAATATTGTTGCCAGTTTTACCAATCAAGAACTAGGCCTTCTTTGGAAAGTATTGATTCTAGGAATCCTTGGTAATCTTATCCTCTTACTAGGCTTGGCTGGAAAACGCTATTACTACGCCCGTTTGATTACTGATTTCAAATATGGAATCAAGAGTGCTATTTTCAAGCGATTTTTAAACAGTTATGAGATTGATGAAAAGGATATTTTGTCTGACCTAGAAAACGACGTCAAGCAACTAGAAGAAAGCTATATCGAACCAACGGTTATCATTATTTCTTCTCTTGGATTTACAACTGTGTCCATTCTCTATGCCCTATGGACCAATTTTTACTTGGGCTTGATTTTCATCCTCTTCTACTCCTTTCCTGTACTCTGCAGTGCTATTGGATCAAAACGTTTGGATTCACTTTCTGAAAAGCGGTCCACTGTTAACCAGAGCTACCTAGCAAGCTTGACAAATTTTATTGGTGGTAGCCAACAAATTCGCCATTATCAGGGGCAAGATTTCTTTTTTACTCGCTATCAAAAGCAATTACAAACCAGTCTAGATACCGAAATCAACTATGAAAAGCAACGAACTTTAAACAGTCTCTTGATCAATAGCATCGATGCCTTTTGTTCCGTCACACCAATCGTCATCGGTGGCTTTATGACCTACTATAATTATTTAGATGCGGCGAGTTTTGTGGCCATCTATCTAGTTTCCCATAATATCGGCTATCAATTCCAAGAGTTGGCTTATTTTACCAACACCCGAAAAGCAACTCGAAGTCTTCTCAACAAATACCAAAAACTTTTAGGCCAGTCTGACTTCATCTCGCCTAGAAGCATAGAAAACATTTTCCCTATCCAACTTGACACCATCTGCCTTGAAAAAGAGGGGAATATCCTCTTATATCCTATTTCCATACACATCAAGCAAGGAGAAAAAATTGCCATTATCGGGGAAAGTAGCTCTGGTAAAACAACCCTGCTAAATATCATTCATAGAGAAGAGACACCAACAAGTGGACAGATTAGCTTTGCTGGTCAAAACCTGTCACGTAAAGAAATCACAAGCTTTAGTTCCTATATCCTCCAAGATAGCCATTACTTTGACACGCTCTCTCTCGACGACAATATCCTTCTAGGACTGGATAAAAAGGAGGAACGTTTAACTTACATCCTCAAAAAAACAGGATTAGAACATTTGAAAAATCGAACACTTAGCAATAACAGTCTATCTGGTGGCGAGAAACAACGCCTAGAAATCGCTCGCGCCCTCTACCACGATAGCCAGCTTATCTTAGCAGATGAGATTAAGGCCAATCTTGACTCGGAAAATAGCAGAAAAATTAGCGCCTTGCTCTTCTCCCTACCTCAAACAGTCATTGAAGTCATTCACCACTACACGGAAGAAGACTTAAAACACTATGACCAAGTCATTCACTTAAGCAAAGAAAAGCAATAG
- the nrdR gene encoding transcriptional regulator NrdR — MRCPKCGATKSSVIDSRQAEEGNTIRRRRECDECQHRFTTYERVEERTLVVVKKDGTREQFSRDKIFNGIIRSAQKRPVSSDEINMVVNRIEQKLRGRNENEIQSEDIGSLVMEELAELDEITYVRFASVYRSFKDVSELESLLQQITQSSKKKKER, encoded by the coding sequence ATGCGTTGTCCAAAATGTGGGGCTACCAAGTCAAGTGTTATCGATAGTCGCCAAGCAGAAGAAGGGAACACTATTCGTAGAAGACGTGAGTGCGACGAATGCCAGCACCGTTTTACAACCTACGAAAGAGTAGAAGAAAGAACCTTAGTGGTTGTTAAAAAAGATGGCACACGGGAACAGTTCTCCAGAGATAAAATCTTTAATGGGATTATCCGCTCAGCCCAGAAACGTCCTGTGTCAAGTGATGAAATCAACATGGTAGTCAATCGTATCGAACAGAAACTCCGTGGTCGAAATGAAAATGAAATTCAAAGTGAGGACATTGGTTCACTCGTCATGGAGGAGTTGGCTGAGTTGGATGAGATTACCTATGTACGTTTTGCCAGTGTCTATCGTAGTTTTAAGGATGTGAGTGAGCTAGAGAGCTTGCTCCAACAAATCACCCAGTCCTCTAAAAAGAAAAAGGAAAGATAA
- a CDS encoding DnaD domain protein, which yields MKPIDRFSYLKNNRVSQDTSSLVQCYLPIIGQEALSLYLYTISFWDNGRKEYLFSSILNHLNFGMDRLIKSLKILSAFNLLTLYQKGNVYQLALHAPLSSQEFLEHPVYRRLLEKKIGDAAVEDLRVESAEGEERPVSLNQVFPDLAELGSQEDLGLKKKVANDFDLDHFRQLMARDGLRFVDEQSDVLNLFAIAEEKKWTWFETYQLAKSTAVSQVISTKRMREKIAQKPVSSDFSSKEATIIKEAKSKTALQFLAEIKQTRKGTITQTERELLQQMAGLGLLDEVINIILLLTFNKVDSANINEKYAMKVANDYAYQKIHSAEEAVLRIRERGQKNQAQKASKPSPTKSNVPKWSNPDYKNETSEETRLELERKKQELLARLEKGGD from the coding sequence ATGAAGCCAATTGACCGTTTTTCTTATCTAAAGAATAATCGGGTGTCGCAAGATACCTCATCTCTGGTACAGTGCTACCTCCCGATTATCGGTCAGGAGGCACTGAGCCTTTATCTTTATACAATCAGTTTTTGGGACAATGGCAGAAAAGAATACCTCTTTTCAAGCATTCTTAACCATCTCAACTTTGGAATGGATAGACTGATAAAATCCTTGAAAATCCTATCTGCTTTCAATCTCTTGACCCTCTATCAAAAGGGTAATGTTTATCAGCTAGCCCTCCATGCTCCTCTATCTAGTCAGGAATTCTTGGAACATCCTGTTTATCGCAGACTTTTGGAGAAGAAGATTGGTGATGCAGCTGTGGAGGATTTGAGGGTTGAAAGTGCTGAGGGAGAAGAAAGACCTGTCTCACTCAATCAAGTCTTTCCAGACTTGGCAGAACTGGGAAGTCAAGAAGACCTTGGTCTCAAGAAGAAAGTGGCCAACGATTTTGACTTGGACCATTTTCGTCAGCTTATGGCTCGAGATGGGCTTCGCTTTGTGGATGAGCAGTCCGATGTCTTAAACCTCTTTGCCATTGCCGAGGAGAAGAAATGGACTTGGTTTGAGACCTATCAACTGGCTAAGTCAACAGCTGTTTCCCAGGTTATTTCAACCAAACGCATGCGGGAAAAGATTGCTCAAAAACCTGTTTCCTCTGACTTTAGTTCTAAGGAAGCAACCATTATCAAAGAAGCCAAAAGCAAGACTGCCCTGCAGTTCTTGGCAGAAATCAAGCAAACACGCAAGGGAACCATCACCCAAACAGAAAGGGAACTCTTGCAACAGATGGCTGGCTTGGGCTTGCTGGACGAAGTCATTAATATCATTCTCTTGTTGACCTTTAATAAGGTGGATTCGGCAAACATCAATGAGAAATATGCCATGAAGGTAGCCAATGACTATGCCTATCAAAAGATTCATTCGGCAGAAGAGGCAGTCTTGCGCATTCGTGAGCGAGGACAGAAGAATCAGGCTCAAAAGGCTAGTAAACCGAGTCCTACCAAGTCCAATGTACCCAAGTGGAGCAATCCAGATTATAAGAATGAAACCAGCGAGGAAACTCGTCTGGAACTAGAACGTAAGAAACAAGAACTATTAGCTCGATTAGAAAAAGGAGGAGATTAG
- a CDS encoding GntR family transcriptional regulator, with the protein MSWTFDNKKPIYLQIMEKIKLQIVSHTLEPNQQLPTVRELASEAGVNPNTIQRALSDLEREGFVYSKRTTGRFVTEDKELIAQSRKQLSEEELEHFVSSMTHFGYEKEELPGVVSDYIKGV; encoded by the coding sequence ATGTCCTGGACATTTGACAACAAAAAACCCATCTATTTACAGATTATGGAGAAAATCAAGCTTCAGATTGTTTCCCATACACTAGAACCCAATCAACAACTTCCAACCGTGAGAGAGCTCGCTAGCGAGGCGGGTGTCAATCCAAACACCATCCAAAGAGCCTTGTCAGACCTTGAACGAGAAGGATTTGTCTACAGCAAGCGCACAACTGGACGATTTGTGACTGAGGATAAGGAGCTAATCGCCCAATCGCGCAAACAATTATCAGAAGAAGAATTGGAACACTTCGTTTCCTCCATGACCCATTTTGGCTATGAAAAAGAAGAACTACCAGGCGTAGTCAGTGATTATATTAAAGGAGTTTAA